The bacterium genome includes a region encoding these proteins:
- a CDS encoding thiamine pyrophosphate-dependent enzyme: MELLNKRPQGLVDMKMHYCPGCGHGIVHRLVAESLDELGIRERTVGVAPVGCAVFADSYFNCDMIQGPHGRGPAIATGIKRSKPECIVFSYQGDGDLASIGMGETVHSAARSENITIIFINNAIYGMTGGQMAPTTLVGQKASTCPAGRDPKVNGFPIRVCELLTPLEGATYLERTSIHNAQNVIKTKKAIKKAFQNQIEGKGFSLVEVLSTCPTNWGMTPLDGAKFVAEKMMPMYPLGVFRSPEKEGGAN, translated from the coding sequence ATGGAACTGCTGAATAAAAGACCCCAAGGCCTGGTCGACATGAAAATGCACTATTGCCCGGGTTGCGGGCACGGCATCGTCCACCGGCTGGTGGCCGAATCCCTGGATGAACTGGGGATCAGGGAAAGAACGGTGGGAGTGGCCCCGGTGGGCTGTGCGGTGTTCGCCGATTCCTACTTCAACTGCGACATGATCCAGGGCCCCCACGGCCGCGGTCCGGCCATCGCCACCGGCATCAAGCGCTCCAAGCCGGAGTGCATCGTGTTCTCCTATCAGGGCGACGGCGACCTGGCCTCCATCGGCATGGGCGAGACCGTTCACTCGGCGGCCCGTTCCGAGAACATCACCATCATCTTCATCAACAACGCCATTTACGGTATGACCGGCGGCCAGATGGCCCCCACCACTTTGGTGGGACAGAAGGCCTCCACCTGCCCGGCCGGGCGCGATCCCAAAGTGAACGGCTTTCCCATCAGGGTCTGCGAACTGCTGACCCCGCTGGAAGGGGCGACCTACCTGGAGCGGACCTCCATCCACAACGCCCAGAACGTGATCAAGACCAAGAAAGCCATCAAAAAGGCCTTCCAGAACCAGATCGAGGGCAAGGGCTTTTCCCTGGTGGAGGTGCTTTCCACCTGCCCCACCAACTGGGGGATGACCCCGCTGGACGGGGCAAAGTTCGTGGCCGAAAAAATGATGCCCATGTATCCATTGGGGGTTTTCCGTTCACCTGAAAAAGAAGGAGGGGCCAACTGA